A stretch of DNA from Erwinia aphidicola:
GCCTGGTCGGGGAAGGCACCTCCGTGCGCCGCCGCCGTCAGTGCCTGGTGTGTCACGAGCGCTTTACCACGTTTGAAGTGGCGGAGCTGGTGATGCCGCGCGTGGTCAAGAGCAATGATGTGCGCGAACCGTTCAACGAAGACAAGCTGCGCAGCGGGCTGATGAAGGCGCTGGAGAAGCGCCCGGTCAATTCCGACGCGGTAGAAACCGCCCTCAGCCACATTAAAAGCCAGCTGCGCGCCACCGGTGAACGCGAAGTGGCCAGCAAGCTTATCGGTGGGCTGGTAATGGATGAGCTGAAAAAACTGGATAAAGTTGCCTATATCCGCTTTGCTTCGGTTTACCGCAGCTTCGAAGACATTCGTGAATTTGGCGAAGAGATTGCCCGCTTACAGGACTGACGCGATGCGTGATGAAATCTACATGGCGCGCGCGCTGGAACTGGCGCGTCGCGGCCGCTTTACCACCACGCCGAACCCTAACGTCGGCTGCGTGATCGTGCGCGACGGCGCCATCGTCGGCGAGGGCTATCACCTGCGCGCCGGTGAACCGCACGCGGAGGTGCATGCCCTGCGTATGGCTGGAGAGCGTGCCAGAGGGGCCACCGCTTACGTCACGCTGGAACCGTGCAGTCACCACGGACGCACGCCGCCGTGCTGTGATGCCCTGATTGCCGCGGGCGTCAGCCGGGTGGTTGCCGCCATGCAGGACCCAAACCCGGAAGTGGCGGGCCGCGGTCTTTATCGTTTGCAGCAGGCGGGTATTGAAGTCAGCCACGGGTTGATGATGCAGGAAGCGGAAGCGCTGAACCGTGGCTTTCTCAAGCGCATGCGCACCGGGTTCCCGTGGGTGCAGCTTAAGCTGGGGGCATCGCTGGATGGCCGTACGGCAATGGCCAGCGGCGAAAGTCAGTGGATCACCTCACCCGAGGCGCGGCGCGATGTGCAGCGGCTGCGCGCGCAGAGCTCGGCTATCCTCAGCACCAGCGCCACGGTGCTGGCGGATAATCCGTCCCTGACCGTGCGATACGACGAGCTGGACAGCGGCACGCAGGCGGAATACCCGCCCGAACTGCTGCGTCAGCCGGTGAGAATTATCGTCGACAGCCAGAATCGCGTCATGCCCGGGCACCGATTGATTGCACAATCGGGGGAAACCTGGCTGGCACGCACGCAGTGTGACGAGCAAAGCTGGCCGGAGAACGTAACGCAGTTTTGCGTGCCGCGTCATCACGATCGCCTCGATCTGGTGTCGATGATGATGCTGCTCGGCAGAAAACAGATTAACAGCGTCTGGGTGGAGGCCGGAGCACAGTTTGCCGGGGCGCTGCTGCAGGCCGGCGTGGTAGACGAGCTGATCGTCTACCTGGCGCCGAAGCTGCTGGGCGATGCCGGGCGTGGCCTGTGCCACCTGCCGGGCTTGCAGCAGCTGGCCGCCGCCCCGGCCTTTACCTTTAGTGATATTCGTCAGCTGGGGCCTGATTTACGCCTCACGCTGAGCCCGTTATGACGGTTTCTGCAAAAACAAGCAGAGCGCCGAAGAGTGTGATAGAATCCGCCCCCCTGCGGGGCCAAACAGAACCCTGAAAGGAAGATTATGAACGTTATTGAAGCTGCTGTTGCTACCCCTGACGCGCGCGTTGCCCTGGTTATTGCGCGTTTCAACAACTTTATCAACGACAGCCTGCTGAGCGGTGCCATCGATGCCCTGAAGCGTATCGGCCAGGTGAAAGATGAAAACATCACCGTCATCTGGGTTCCGGGCGCTTACGAACTGCCAATGACTGCACGTGCCGTGGCGAAAGCCGGTAAGCATGATGCGATTGTGGCACTGGGCACGGTGATCCGCGGCGGTACTGCTCATTTCGAATATGTGGCAGGTGAGGCCAGTTCTGGCCTGGCCAGCGTTGCCATGAACAGCGATATCCCGGTTGCCTTTGGCGTGCTGACGACGGAAAGCATCGAGCAGGCCATTGAACGCGCCGGAACCAAAGCGGGTAATAAAGGTGCTGAAGCAGCCCTGACCGCTCTGGAAATGATTAACGTATTGAAAGCCATCAAAGCCTGATTTTAAGGGGAATTTCGTGAAACCTGCTGCTCGTCGCCGCGCCCGTGAATGTGCTGTTCAGGCACTTTACTCCTGGCAAATCTCCAAAAACGACATCGCTGATGTCGAATACCAGTTTCTGGCGGAACAGGACGTCAAAGACGTCGATATTACTTACTTCCGTGAGCTGGTCGGCGGCGTTGCAACTAACAGTGCATACCTCGACGGCCTGATGAAACCTTACCTGTCGCGTCAGCTGGAAGAGCTGGGACAGGTTGAACTGGCCGTTCTGCGTATCTCACTGTTTGAACTCAGCAAGCGTGCAGACGTTCCCTATAAAGTGGCGATCAATGAGGGGATCGAGCTGGCCAAAGTGTTCGGCGCTGAAGACAGCCATAAGTTTGTCAACGGCGTGCTGGATAAAGCCGCTCCGCAGATCCGCCCAAACCGCAAATAATTCTCTGAGGCCGCTAACCCGGCCTCTTCTTTTATACTCCCGGAATGCACTATGGCATGTGGCGAATTTGAACTGATCGCGCGTTACTTTGACCGCGTGACAAGCTCCCGTCGCGATGTGGAAAAAGGCATCGGCGATGACTGTGCGCTACTCAGCGTACCTGAAAAACAGACCCTGGCTATCAGCACCGACACGCTGGTGGAAGGGGTTCACTTCCTGCGCGACATCCACCCCGCCGATCTCGGTTACAAAGCCCTGGCCGTCAATTTAAGCGATCTCGCGGCGATGGGGGCCGATCCTGCCTGGTTAACGCTGGCACTGACGCTACCGGAAATTAACGAAGAGTGGCTCAAGGATTTCAGCGACAGCCTGTTTGAACTGCTCGACTACTACGATATGCAGCTGGTCGGCGGTGACACCACGCGTGGCCCACTCAGCATGACGCTGGGCATCCACGGCCTGGTGCCGCAGGGCAGAGCGCTGAAGCGCAGCGGCGCACGCGTCGGTGACTGGATCTACGTGACCGGCACGCTGGGTGACAGCGCGGCGGGGCTGGAACTGCTGCAGCACCACGTGAAAATTAACGATCCGGCGGCGCACGAAGCGTTGATCAAGCGCCATCTGCGCCCGATGCCGCGCATTTTGCAGGGCCAGGCGCTGCGCGATCTCGCCAGCTCGGCTATCGATCTTTCTGATGGGCTGATCTCCGATCTCGGCCATATTCTCAAAGCCAGCGACTGTGGCGCACGCCTTAATCTGGACGCGCTGCCGCTCTCTGCGGCGATGAAGCAGCACTTCGAGCCGCAGCAGGCCATCCGCTGGGCGCTGAGCGGTGGCGAGGATTATGAGCTGTGCTTCACGGTACCGGAAATTAACCGCGGCGCGCTGGACGTGGCGCTGGGCTATCATGGCGTGCCGTTCACCTGCATCGGTCAGATTGCTCCGCAGTCGGAAGGCCTGACGCTGTTGCAGAACGACAAGCCGGTAGAGTTCAACCTGAAAGGATTTGACCATTTTGGCACGCGCTAAGGATGTGGCGAAAAGTCGCCTGAAGATGAGTAACCCGTGGCACCTGCTGGCGACCGGGTTTGGCAGCGGTTTAAGCCCGTGGATGCCGGGCACCGTGGGTTCCGTTGCCGCAATACCGCTCTGGTATCTGATGAGCTTCCTGCCACAGGACCTCTATTCGCTGGCGGTACTGCTGGGGATCTGCATTGGTGTCTACCTGTGTCACCGCACGGCGAAAGATATGGGCGTGCACGATCACGGGAGCATTGTCTGGGATGAGTTTATCGGCATGTGGATCACGCTGATGGCGATCCCGGTTAACAGCTGGCAGTGGGTACTGGCCGGTTTTGTGGTTTTCCGCGTGCTGGATATCTGGAAGCCGTGGCCGATCCGCTGGTTCGACCGTAACGTGCACGGCGGTATGGGGATCATGGTGGATGATATTATCGCCGGGGTGATCTCTGCAGGAATTTTGTTTGCGGCCGCGCACTACTGGCCGCTCTAAATGTTCCGGGTCGGGCATGCCCGACCCTCACGCGATACGCCGTTATCCGTTACTCGAATCCCACCACGCTGTGCGGCTGATACACGCTCTCCAGCTCGAAAATCTCTTCCTGCGTTAACGCCACCTCTACCGCTTTCACCAGGTCGGCCAGCTGTTCGCTGCGCGATGCGCCGATAATCGGCGCGGTGACGGCCGGTTTGCTCAGCAGCCAGGCGAGTGCAACCTGCGCCCGGCTGACGCCTTTATCGCTGGCGATATTGGCCAGCCGTTCGGCAATCTCAGCGTCATTCTGTTCACTTTGGCTGTAAAGCGTGGCGCCATATTCGTCAGAGACGGAGCGGGCGGTGGTTTCCCCCCACGGGCGCGTCAGGCGACCTCGCGCCAGCGGGCTCCACGGCAGCACCGCAATGTTCTCTTTCAGGCACAGAGGGTGCATTTCCCGCTCCTCCTCGCGCTGGATCAGGTTGTACTGATCCTGCATGCTGACAAACCGCGTCCAGCCGTTGTTGTCCGCCGTATGCAGTGCGCGGGCAAACTGCTCGGGATGCATGGAAGAGGCACCGATATAGCGCGCTTTGCCGGACTGCACTACGTCATGCAGCGCCTCCAGCGTCTCTTCCAGCGGCGTGTCGTAGTCCCAGCGGTGTATTTGTAACAGGTCGACATGATCCATACCGAGACGTTCAAGGCTGTCGTCTATCGACTGCAAAATATTGGCGCGCGACAGCCCGCCGGAAAGATTGCTCATCGGGAAATAGACCTTAGTGGCGACGACGACCTCATCACGGCGGGCGAAGTCACGCAGGGCGCGGCCGACGATCTCCTCGCTGCTGCCGTCCGAGTAGCTGTTGGCGGT
This window harbors:
- the nrdR gene encoding transcriptional regulator NrdR, producing the protein MHCPFCSAVDTKVIDSRLVGEGTSVRRRRQCLVCHERFTTFEVAELVMPRVVKSNDVREPFNEDKLRSGLMKALEKRPVNSDAVETALSHIKSQLRATGEREVASKLIGGLVMDELKKLDKVAYIRFASVYRSFEDIREFGEEIARLQD
- the ribD gene encoding bifunctional diaminohydroxyphosphoribosylaminopyrimidine deaminase/5-amino-6-(5-phosphoribosylamino)uracil reductase RibD codes for the protein MRDEIYMARALELARRGRFTTTPNPNVGCVIVRDGAIVGEGYHLRAGEPHAEVHALRMAGERARGATAYVTLEPCSHHGRTPPCCDALIAAGVSRVVAAMQDPNPEVAGRGLYRLQQAGIEVSHGLMMQEAEALNRGFLKRMRTGFPWVQLKLGASLDGRTAMASGESQWITSPEARRDVQRLRAQSSAILSTSATVLADNPSLTVRYDELDSGTQAEYPPELLRQPVRIIVDSQNRVMPGHRLIAQSGETWLARTQCDEQSWPENVTQFCVPRHHDRLDLVSMMMLLGRKQINSVWVEAGAQFAGALLQAGVVDELIVYLAPKLLGDAGRGLCHLPGLQQLAAAPAFTFSDIRQLGPDLRLTLSPL
- the ribH gene encoding 6,7-dimethyl-8-ribityllumazine synthase; the encoded protein is MNVIEAAVATPDARVALVIARFNNFINDSLLSGAIDALKRIGQVKDENITVIWVPGAYELPMTARAVAKAGKHDAIVALGTVIRGGTAHFEYVAGEASSGLASVAMNSDIPVAFGVLTTESIEQAIERAGTKAGNKGAEAALTALEMINVLKAIKA
- the nusB gene encoding transcription antitermination factor NusB translates to MKPAARRRARECAVQALYSWQISKNDIADVEYQFLAEQDVKDVDITYFRELVGGVATNSAYLDGLMKPYLSRQLEELGQVELAVLRISLFELSKRADVPYKVAINEGIELAKVFGAEDSHKFVNGVLDKAAPQIRPNRK
- the thiL gene encoding thiamine-phosphate kinase, encoding MACGEFELIARYFDRVTSSRRDVEKGIGDDCALLSVPEKQTLAISTDTLVEGVHFLRDIHPADLGYKALAVNLSDLAAMGADPAWLTLALTLPEINEEWLKDFSDSLFELLDYYDMQLVGGDTTRGPLSMTLGIHGLVPQGRALKRSGARVGDWIYVTGTLGDSAAGLELLQHHVKINDPAAHEALIKRHLRPMPRILQGQALRDLASSAIDLSDGLISDLGHILKASDCGARLNLDALPLSAAMKQHFEPQQAIRWALSGGEDYELCFTVPEINRGALDVALGYHGVPFTCIGQIAPQSEGLTLLQNDKPVEFNLKGFDHFGTR
- the pgpA gene encoding phosphatidylglycerophosphatase A, with translation MTILARAKDVAKSRLKMSNPWHLLATGFGSGLSPWMPGTVGSVAAIPLWYLMSFLPQDLYSLAVLLGICIGVYLCHRTAKDMGVHDHGSIVWDEFIGMWITLMAIPVNSWQWVLAGFVVFRVLDIWKPWPIRWFDRNVHGGMGIMVDDIIAGVISAGILFAAAHYWPL
- a CDS encoding aldo/keto reductase; the protein is MKTLTLANTDLTVSRLCLGCMTYGEPDRGRHAWTLPEESSRPLIKQALEAGINFFDTANSYSDGSSEEIVGRALRDFARRDEVVVATKVYFPMSNLSGGLSRANILQSIDDSLERLGMDHVDLLQIHRWDYDTPLEETLEALHDVVQSGKARYIGASSMHPEQFARALHTADNNGWTRFVSMQDQYNLIQREEEREMHPLCLKENIAVLPWSPLARGRLTRPWGETTARSVSDEYGATLYSQSEQNDAEIAERLANIASDKGVSRAQVALAWLLSKPAVTAPIIGASRSEQLADLVKAVEVALTQEEIFELESVYQPHSVVGFE